The Triticum aestivum cultivar Chinese Spring chromosome 3A, IWGSC CS RefSeq v2.1, whole genome shotgun sequence genome includes a region encoding these proteins:
- the LOC123061942 gene encoding pseudo histidine-containing phosphotransfer protein 5: MDYSNLRRQAASLKKGLFDQGHLDEQFRQVEDLQDEASPNFVEEVVVVFFKDSGRLISNLEQALEKYPRDFNRWDAYMQQLKGSCSSIGASRMKNECMSFRDNCGQRNVEGCMGSLQKLKREHAILRQKLESYFQLLRQAGPAGAATRPAM; this comes from the exons ATGGATTATTCTAATTTGAGGCGACAAGCTGCATCTTtgaaaaagggcctctttgatcaG GGCCACCTTGATGAGCAATTTCGTCAGGTGGAGGACTTGCAGGATGAAGCTAGCCCTAATTTTGTGGAAGAAGTTGTGGTGGTGTTCTTTAAAGATTCTGGCAGGCTAATATCAAACCTTGAGCAAGCTCT GGAGAAGTACCCCAGAGATTTCAACAGGTGGGATGCATACATGCAGCAACTGAAAGGCAGCTGTTCCAG CATCGGTGCTTCTAGGATGAAGAATGAATGCATGTCATTCAGGGATAATTGTGGGCAACGAAATGTTGAAGG TTGCATGGGGTCTCTCCAGAAACTGAAGAGGGAGCATGCCATCCTGAGGCAGAAACTAGAATCCTATTTCCAG CTGCTGCGACAAGCTGGTCCTGCTGGAGCAGCCACTAGACCTGCCATGTAA